In a single window of the Terriglobus roseus genome:
- a CDS encoding nitroreductase family protein, giving the protein MSDITALEQTKHGTADAPVLDLILSRWSPRSFAEKPVSDADLKTIFSAAAWAASSYNEQPWRFLVGRKGDETYTKIFNSLMPMNQAWAKSAPVLYCSFGKKTFSANGQPNGYGLHDTGQASATISLQAQALGLHTHGMGGFDKETLRAFFGVPTDFDAGACWALGYLGDPENVPENFKTAELAPRTRKALSEFVFSDWEKPAAL; this is encoded by the coding sequence ATGTCCGACATCACCGCACTGGAACAAACGAAGCACGGCACCGCCGATGCACCCGTCCTCGACCTGATCCTCAGCCGCTGGAGCCCGCGATCCTTCGCGGAGAAGCCCGTCTCCGACGCCGACCTTAAGACCATCTTTTCCGCCGCCGCATGGGCCGCGTCGAGTTACAACGAGCAGCCATGGCGCTTCCTGGTCGGCCGGAAGGGCGATGAAACCTACACCAAGATTTTCAACTCGCTGATGCCGATGAACCAGGCCTGGGCGAAGTCCGCGCCAGTGCTCTACTGCTCGTTCGGTAAGAAGACTTTTAGCGCCAACGGTCAGCCCAACGGCTACGGCCTCCATGACACTGGCCAGGCCTCTGCGACAATCTCGCTCCAGGCTCAGGCTCTTGGCCTGCACACGCACGGCATGGGTGGCTTCGATAAAGAGACACTGCGCGCCTTCTTCGGCGTCCCGACAGATTTTGACGCGGGTGCCTGCTGGGCACTCGGCTATTTGGGTGATCCGGAGAATGTGCCTGAGAACTTCAAGACGGCAGAGCTTGCACCGCGCACCCGCAAAGCTCTGTCGGAGTTCGTCTTCAGCGACTGGGAAAAGCCCGCCGCGCTCTAG
- a CDS encoding ATP-binding cassette domain-containing protein, which translates to MSSDMNSPGIVSLRGLRKVYDGKPSVTAVDGIDLDVREGEIYGLLGPNGAGKTTTISVCTTRVLPTAGTAHIAGIDVVRNPSEARRFMGVVPQYNTLERACTVAENIQFHCLYFGFSKAEAKTRTAELLDQFHLTERAGSYPAQLSGGLAQRVQIARAIAHRPRVLFLDEPSAGLDPQSRIAMWEAVQRLHTEGITVVLTTHYMEEADELCDRLSIVDHGRVLVEDTPQALKNSVGASTLYELDLREPTESLIPLLGALPHVTGVESTPKGLRVMAGNADGLLPQVVSAATPYGLRDLSITEPTLETVFIRLTGRDLRE; encoded by the coding sequence GTGAGCAGCGATATGAATTCTCCTGGCATCGTGAGCCTTCGCGGCCTGCGGAAGGTGTACGACGGCAAGCCGTCCGTTACGGCGGTCGACGGGATCGATCTCGACGTTCGTGAGGGCGAGATTTACGGGCTGCTGGGCCCGAATGGCGCCGGCAAGACGACGACCATCTCGGTCTGCACCACGCGTGTTCTGCCGACAGCGGGAACGGCCCACATCGCGGGCATCGACGTCGTTCGCAACCCCAGCGAGGCACGCCGCTTCATGGGTGTGGTGCCGCAGTACAACACCCTGGAACGTGCCTGCACGGTCGCGGAAAACATTCAGTTTCACTGTCTATACTTTGGATTTTCGAAGGCAGAGGCGAAGACGCGCACGGCGGAACTGCTCGACCAGTTCCACCTGACAGAACGCGCCGGATCGTATCCCGCGCAATTGTCCGGCGGCCTGGCGCAGCGGGTACAGATCGCCCGCGCCATCGCGCACCGGCCCCGCGTCCTGTTCCTGGACGAGCCCTCCGCAGGTCTGGATCCACAGAGCCGCATCGCCATGTGGGAGGCCGTACAGCGGCTGCACACGGAGGGCATTACCGTCGTCCTGACGACACACTATATGGAAGAGGCTGACGAGCTGTGCGACCGGCTCTCCATCGTCGATCATGGCCGCGTGCTCGTGGAAGATACGCCGCAGGCGCTGAAGAACTCCGTTGGAGCCAGCACGCTGTATGAGTTGGATCTGCGCGAGCCAACCGAGTCGCTCATTCCCCTGCTTGGCGCGCTGCCTCACGTGACCGGGGTCGAAAGCACGCCCAAGGGCCTGCGCGTCATGGCTGGAAACGCCGACGGCCTTCTGCCACAGGTCGTCTCTGCGGCGACGCCATATGGTCTGCGCGACCTGAGCATTACCGAGCCCACGCTCGAGACAGTCTTCATCCGCCTAACCGGCCGAGACCTCCGGGAGTAG
- a CDS encoding efflux RND transporter periplasmic adaptor subunit produces the protein MAQNFIDAPATAGEHNPVNTPTTPEPVGRGAIIAAGAFFLLLIVIGIAFLLPKLRHKETLQEDVRANAGPPPVAVTKVSLGQATNVLDLPGTVQAFSQTPIFARTNGYISKRFVDIGDHVKAGQLLAIIEDPQTEQQLRQARATVLQLKAQLVQAQANAKLSTLNNVRNQQLQQEGVISQASADTFTAQAGANDATVNAAIANIAAGEANVRSLEEQASFARVTAPFSGVILSRGIDVGSLITSGSANSVTQLFTIGQSGTVRVFVNVPQANAPDVMTTDTAKVTFRELPGQAFSGKVTRSASAIDITSRTMLTEIDLPNPKNSILPGMFATVSFNTRDAKPPVLIPANALFVRTAGPQTFVVDSNNIAHLRSLTLGRDYGSFTQVLTGLKPGDTVVLSPSDAVADNVKVDPQVLK, from the coding sequence ATGGCGCAGAACTTCATCGACGCACCGGCAACCGCCGGCGAGCATAATCCCGTGAACACCCCCACAACACCTGAACCCGTGGGGCGCGGCGCCATCATCGCTGCTGGAGCTTTTTTCCTGCTGCTGATCGTGATCGGCATCGCCTTCCTTCTGCCCAAGCTCCGCCACAAGGAGACGCTGCAGGAAGACGTACGTGCCAACGCCGGTCCGCCACCCGTGGCTGTCACCAAGGTGAGCCTGGGCCAGGCGACAAATGTCCTCGACCTGCCAGGCACGGTTCAGGCGTTCTCGCAGACACCCATCTTCGCCCGCACCAACGGCTACATCTCCAAGCGCTTCGTCGACATTGGCGATCACGTGAAGGCGGGCCAGTTGCTCGCCATCATTGAAGATCCGCAGACGGAACAGCAGCTGCGCCAGGCGCGTGCGACCGTACTGCAGCTGAAGGCACAGCTGGTGCAGGCGCAGGCCAACGCCAAGCTGTCCACCCTGAATAACGTCCGCAACCAGCAACTGCAGCAGGAAGGCGTCATCTCGCAGGCCTCTGCAGATACCTTCACCGCTCAGGCCGGTGCGAACGATGCCACGGTAAACGCCGCCATCGCGAACATCGCCGCAGGGGAAGCCAACGTACGGTCACTGGAAGAACAGGCAAGCTTTGCACGCGTGACGGCTCCCTTCTCCGGCGTGATCCTGTCGCGCGGCATCGATGTTGGATCGCTCATCACGTCAGGCTCCGCCAACTCCGTGACACAACTGTTCACCATCGGCCAGTCGGGGACGGTGCGTGTCTTCGTCAATGTGCCACAGGCAAATGCGCCGGACGTTATGACCACAGACACTGCCAAGGTTACCTTCCGCGAACTGCCGGGCCAGGCCTTCAGTGGCAAGGTGACGCGATCCGCCAGTGCGATCGACATCACGTCGCGCACCATGCTGACGGAAATCGATCTGCCCAATCCGAAGAACTCCATTCTTCCTGGCATGTTTGCGACCGTAAGCTTCAACACGCGTGATGCGAAGCCACCCGTACTGATCCCGGCCAACGCACTCTTCGTTCGCACCGCCGGCCCCCAGACGTTTGTGGTCGATTCCAACAACATTGCGCATCTCCGCAGCCTGACGCTTGGGCGGGACTACGGCAGCTTCACACAGGTCCTCACCGGGTTAAAGCCCGGTGATACCGTGGTGCTGTCGCCCTCCGATGCCGTCGCCGACAACGTCAAGGTCGATCCTCAGGTATTGAAGTAA
- the trxA gene encoding thioredoxin: MAGQFVTEVNDADFEEQVLKSATPVLVDFWATWCGPCRALAPVVDQVATEYNGQIKVMKMDVDRNNATPGRYGIRGIPALLLFKDGKVAEQIVGFVPKDTIDKTITKVLA; encoded by the coding sequence ATGGCAGGACAGTTTGTAACCGAAGTAAACGATGCAGATTTTGAAGAGCAGGTGTTGAAGAGTGCGACCCCCGTTCTTGTGGACTTCTGGGCCACTTGGTGCGGACCTTGCCGCGCGCTGGCTCCCGTCGTCGACCAGGTTGCCACGGAGTACAACGGCCAGATCAAGGTCATGAAGATGGACGTGGATCGCAACAACGCGACACCCGGTCGCTACGGCATCCGTGGTATTCCCGCCCTGCTGCTCTTCAAGGATGGCAAGGTCGCCGAGCAGATTGTCGGCTTCGTCCCCAAGGACACCATCGACAAGACCATCACCAAGGTCCTGGCGTAA
- a CDS encoding efflux RND transporter permease subunit has product MWIVRLALRRPYTFVVMAVLILVMGVVSIETMSTDIFPTIDIPVVTVIWQYNGTSPDEMEKRFTTISERAMTTTVNDIEHIESQSVSGISIIKIFFQPGVKIEAAVAQVTAVNQTILRVLPTGTTPPFILQFSASNVPILQAVMSSDRLSETELYDLGAQFVRTQLATVQGAQVPNPYGGRARQVSVDIDTVAMQAKGVSPSDVVNALTAQNLILPAGDARIGDRDYLVRTNASPLIAAQLNDIPIKQVNGATIYMRDVAQVHEGSAVQLSIVRADGRRAVLLTILKAASASTLDIVKRVKAVLPKILANLPPPAPDIKILFDQSIFVQAALTGVVKEAAIAAGLTAIMILLFLGSWRSTVIIAVSIPLSILVSIIIMKALGQTLNTMTLGGLGLAVGILVDDATVEIENIHRNLGLGKEIEPAILDGAAQIAVPAFVSTLAICIVFVPVVFLSGAARSLFTPLGMAVVFAMMASYFLSRTLVPTMVKFLLAAEVEVYALAEAEHGDHPLTAEEMAEIEQKRRGLGLIWRTHFAFNRVFEAIRSRYQRFLDWTLVHTSFTLGCFGLFILISFCTIPFIGRDFFPDVDAGSFRLHVRCPPGTRLERTEEIFGQVDQTIRDVIPADELGGILDNMGVPQGFNLAFGDGSLTDVQDGEILVSLNEEHHKPTAGYRAKLREVLRKKFPEEVFYFQASDIVNQILNFGLPAPIDIQISGRLAQANYATAQEIAKAVSQVPGAVDVHVHQIMYAPELRVNVDRTRAQQVNLTESSVANAMLTALSGSGQATPNYWLNPTNGVNYQVVVQVPLSQINSVASLNSIPITTGGASAAPPQFNGGTPAPGNAQLLSNLAQIQHAASPGITNHYNVQPVYDVFVNVQGRDLGGVATDVDKVLKSFEPKLSKGATMTVRGQVKSMQDSFTGLGLGMIFAVLLVYLLMVVNFQSWLDPFIILMALPGAACGILWMLFLTSTRFSVPSLMGAIMTVGVATANSILMVTFANDQRSLGLNSLQAASAAGFTRLRPVMMTALAMILGMLPMSLGMGEGGEQNAPLGRAVIGGLLVATATTLVIVPIFYSLLRKAPPLSMQVDANTEQEEYFEHA; this is encoded by the coding sequence ATGTGGATCGTCCGCCTCGCACTTCGACGCCCCTACACCTTCGTGGTGATGGCCGTACTGATCCTTGTCATGGGCGTGGTCTCCATTGAGACGATGTCGACCGACATCTTCCCGACCATCGATATTCCCGTCGTCACGGTGATCTGGCAGTACAACGGGACCAGCCCGGACGAGATGGAGAAGCGCTTCACGACCATCAGTGAGCGCGCCATGACGACGACCGTTAACGACATCGAACACATCGAGTCGCAGTCCGTCTCCGGCATCTCCATCATCAAGATCTTCTTCCAGCCGGGCGTGAAGATTGAAGCAGCCGTCGCCCAGGTAACGGCCGTCAACCAGACGATTTTGCGCGTGCTGCCGACGGGCACGACACCGCCGTTCATCCTGCAGTTCTCCGCGTCCAACGTGCCGATCCTGCAGGCGGTCATGTCATCCGACCGGCTCTCTGAAACCGAACTGTACGACCTCGGAGCACAGTTTGTCCGCACGCAGCTCGCCACCGTGCAGGGCGCGCAGGTGCCCAATCCCTACGGTGGCAGGGCGCGCCAGGTTTCGGTGGATATCGATACGGTTGCCATGCAGGCGAAGGGGGTCTCCCCGTCGGACGTGGTGAATGCGCTCACCGCGCAGAACCTGATCCTCCCTGCGGGCGATGCCCGAATAGGCGACCGCGATTACCTTGTCCGGACGAACGCTTCGCCGCTGATCGCGGCTCAGCTCAACGACATCCCCATCAAGCAGGTTAACGGCGCCACTATCTATATGCGCGATGTCGCGCAGGTGCACGAGGGCAGTGCCGTACAGCTCTCCATTGTGCGTGCGGATGGTCGCCGCGCGGTGCTGCTCACCATTTTGAAGGCGGCTTCGGCCTCCACGCTGGACATTGTCAAGCGCGTGAAGGCCGTCCTGCCGAAGATCCTGGCAAACCTGCCGCCGCCTGCGCCGGACATCAAGATCCTGTTTGACCAGTCGATCTTCGTGCAGGCTGCGTTGACGGGCGTGGTTAAGGAAGCTGCCATCGCAGCCGGCCTGACCGCCATCATGATCCTGCTCTTCCTCGGATCCTGGCGATCGACGGTCATCATCGCAGTGTCGATTCCGCTGTCGATCCTCGTATCGATCATCATCATGAAGGCTCTGGGCCAGACGTTGAATACGATGACGCTCGGCGGCCTTGGCCTGGCGGTCGGAATCCTGGTGGACGATGCCACAGTGGAGATCGAGAACATCCATCGAAACCTGGGTCTCGGCAAGGAGATTGAACCGGCCATCCTCGACGGCGCCGCTCAAATCGCTGTCCCGGCGTTCGTCTCTACGCTGGCCATCTGTATCGTGTTCGTGCCGGTCGTCTTCCTGTCAGGAGCCGCTCGCAGCCTATTTACGCCACTGGGCATGGCCGTCGTCTTCGCCATGATGGCGTCGTACTTCCTGTCGCGCACGCTGGTGCCGACGATGGTCAAGTTTCTGCTCGCAGCGGAAGTCGAAGTCTACGCACTGGCCGAAGCGGAACATGGCGATCACCCGCTAACGGCGGAAGAGATGGCCGAGATCGAGCAGAAGCGCCGTGGTCTCGGCCTCATCTGGCGGACGCACTTTGCGTTCAACAGGGTCTTTGAAGCCATTCGGTCGCGCTATCAGCGGTTCCTTGACTGGACGCTGGTTCACACCAGCTTCACTCTTGGATGTTTCGGCCTCTTCATCCTGATCTCGTTCTGCACCATCCCGTTCATCGGCCGCGACTTCTTCCCGGACGTCGACGCGGGCAGCTTCCGTCTGCACGTCCGCTGTCCACCCGGCACCCGTCTCGAACGGACCGAAGAGATCTTCGGGCAAGTCGATCAGACGATTCGCGACGTTATTCCGGCGGATGAGTTGGGCGGCATCCTGGACAACATGGGTGTTCCGCAGGGCTTCAACCTGGCCTTCGGCGACGGTTCCCTCACCGACGTGCAGGACGGCGAAATACTCGTCAGTCTGAATGAGGAGCACCACAAGCCCACCGCAGGCTACCGAGCAAAGCTGCGTGAAGTGCTGCGTAAGAAGTTTCCGGAAGAGGTCTTCTACTTCCAGGCCTCGGACATCGTCAACCAGATCCTGAACTTCGGTCTGCCTGCACCGATCGACATCCAGATCAGCGGCCGTCTGGCCCAGGCCAACTACGCAACGGCGCAGGAAATTGCCAAGGCAGTCTCGCAAGTGCCGGGCGCCGTAGATGTGCACGTCCACCAGATTATGTACGCGCCCGAGTTGCGCGTGAATGTGGACCGCACGCGCGCACAGCAGGTGAATCTGACCGAGTCCAGTGTGGCGAATGCCATGCTCACGGCCCTTTCCGGTTCCGGCCAGGCCACACCGAACTACTGGTTGAATCCGACCAACGGTGTGAATTACCAGGTCGTTGTGCAGGTGCCGCTGTCCCAGATCAATTCGGTCGCCAGCCTGAACAGCATTCCCATCACGACAGGTGGGGCCAGCGCGGCGCCGCCACAGTTCAACGGCGGAACGCCGGCGCCCGGCAACGCACAACTGCTCTCGAACCTTGCGCAGATCCAGCATGCTGCCAGCCCGGGCATCACGAATCACTACAACGTGCAGCCTGTGTACGACGTGTTCGTAAACGTGCAGGGACGCGACCTGGGTGGCGTAGCCACGGACGTCGACAAAGTGTTGAAGAGCTTCGAGCCGAAGCTGTCCAAGGGTGCGACCATGACGGTGCGCGGACAGGTGAAGAGCATGCAGGACAGCTTCACCGGCTTGGGTCTGGGCATGATTTTCGCCGTTCTGCTGGTTTACCTGCTGATGGTGGTCAACTTCCAGAGCTGGCTTGATCCGTTCATCATCCTGATGGCGCTGCCGGGCGCTGCCTGCGGCATCCTGTGGATGCTGTTCCTGACGAGCACGCGATTCTCCGTGCCCTCTCTGATGGGCGCCATCATGACCGTCGGCGTCGCCACGGCAAACTCGATCCTGATGGTGACGTTCGCGAATGATCAGCGTTCACTGGGGCTGAACAGCCTGCAGGCAGCCTCCGCTGCGGGCTTCACACGTCTGCGGCCCGTTATGATGACGGCCCTGGCGATGATCCTCGGCATGCTTCCCATGTCCCTGGGTATGGGCGAGGGTGGCGAGCAGAATGCACCGCTGGGGCGCGCCGTCATCGGCGGACTGCTGGTGGCAACGGCCACCACGCTGGTCATCGTCCCCATCTTCTACTCGCTGCTGCGTAAGGCCCCGCCGTTGAGCATGCAGGTTGACGCCAATACCGAGCAGGAGGAGTACTTTGAACATGCATAG
- a CDS encoding sensor histidine kinase — protein MRLSAPRSIMGQLIGGTVIVQLLVFSIFLFFSVRQQFRDGKAHDRNRLQSQTGIIAGLLAEPLTDNDTDLLDHVFRAIQLTTTIKSARVTDAQGNTLRISGTDIPSELTPHERKLLPLLNRNEHYVRMRQDDGDDEGVQPVVTAGVVRGIVWMTQDNQLVTRTPVTVLQSLLIYAACALFGNLLLVYMLAPTMTRPLRQLSLATLKVQHDPNDLSPFPLPVVARNEAGALTASFNAMVNEIALQRRGTQETLNLLDAMLSGAPIGFAFYDRQLRYVRINERLAAMHGVPMEKHIGRRFRDLIPRGASTRVADEVERLVQRVFATGEAIAEYQLSGVLPGDEARRTWLVSYFPVTVNDDIRWVGVIASEVTQRVQAEESMRRSEKQAAAGRLAASIAHEINNPLEAVSNLLYLIRSGGTSSPQVQEYAAMAQQELSRVGEITQQTLRFYRQPSHPADVRIVDILRSVLVLHNGRMQSPRIDVRLRFADNLVLFGYAGELRQLFANLIGNAIDAMPNGGTLHLRARLAWVDGRRGVRITVADNGVGMSESVRERIFQPFFTTKEHSGTGLGLWASEEILDRHHACALVRSRRARFENDRSSGTVFSIYFPWDGVPRGPRIVQSAAQVLADHVV, from the coding sequence ATGAGACTGAGCGCACCACGCAGCATTATGGGCCAGTTGATTGGCGGCACCGTAATCGTGCAGTTGCTCGTCTTCAGTATCTTCCTGTTCTTCAGCGTGCGGCAGCAGTTCCGTGACGGTAAGGCGCATGACCGCAATCGTCTCCAGAGCCAGACAGGCATCATAGCCGGCCTGCTCGCGGAGCCTTTGACGGACAACGATACGGATCTGCTCGATCACGTCTTTCGCGCCATCCAGCTGACAACAACCATCAAGAGTGCGCGCGTCACGGACGCGCAGGGCAACACGCTGCGCATCAGCGGAACGGACATACCGTCAGAGCTGACGCCTCACGAACGCAAACTGCTGCCACTGCTGAATCGCAACGAACACTACGTCCGCATGCGGCAGGACGATGGAGATGACGAGGGTGTGCAGCCGGTCGTGACCGCAGGCGTCGTGCGTGGCATCGTGTGGATGACGCAGGACAACCAGCTGGTCACAAGGACACCCGTGACCGTACTCCAGAGCCTGCTGATCTACGCTGCGTGTGCGCTGTTCGGGAATCTGCTACTGGTCTACATGCTGGCGCCAACCATGACTCGCCCGCTGCGGCAGCTGAGCCTGGCGACATTGAAGGTGCAGCACGATCCAAATGACCTGTCGCCCTTCCCGCTGCCGGTCGTCGCACGCAATGAGGCGGGAGCACTCACAGCCAGTTTCAACGCCATGGTGAACGAGATCGCACTGCAGCGCCGCGGCACGCAGGAGACGCTGAATCTGCTGGACGCCATGCTGAGCGGTGCTCCCATTGGATTTGCGTTCTACGACCGTCAGCTCCGGTACGTGCGCATCAACGAGCGCCTGGCCGCGATGCATGGCGTTCCCATGGAAAAGCACATCGGCCGACGCTTTCGCGATCTGATCCCGCGTGGCGCTTCGACCCGCGTTGCGGATGAAGTGGAGCGCCTGGTGCAGCGCGTCTTCGCCACAGGCGAGGCAATTGCCGAATACCAGCTCTCCGGCGTGTTGCCGGGTGACGAGGCCAGGCGAACCTGGCTGGTCAGCTACTTCCCGGTCACCGTGAACGACGACATCCGCTGGGTTGGCGTCATCGCCAGCGAGGTGACGCAACGTGTGCAGGCGGAGGAGTCCATGCGCCGCAGCGAGAAACAGGCCGCAGCAGGTCGCCTGGCAGCGTCGATCGCGCACGAGATCAACAACCCGCTGGAGGCCGTCAGCAATCTGCTGTACCTCATCCGCTCCGGGGGAACCAGTTCGCCGCAGGTGCAGGAGTACGCCGCCATGGCCCAGCAGGAACTGTCGCGTGTCGGCGAGATCACGCAGCAGACGCTACGCTTCTACCGCCAACCGAGCCACCCCGCAGACGTCCGCATCGTGGACATCTTGCGCAGTGTGCTGGTACTGCACAACGGGCGCATGCAATCGCCCAGGATCGACGTCCGCCTGCGTTTCGCGGACAACCTCGTCCTCTTTGGCTATGCAGGCGAGCTGAGACAGTTGTTCGCCAACCTGATTGGCAACGCCATTGACGCAATGCCCAATGGCGGCACGCTGCATCTTCGCGCGCGACTCGCATGGGTCGACGGCAGGCGCGGCGTCCGCATCACCGTGGCCGACAACGGGGTTGGCATGTCCGAGAGCGTTCGAGAGCGCATCTTTCAACCGTTCTTCACCACGAAGGAGCATTCCGGCACGGGGCTGGGGCTGTGGGCAAGCGAAGAGATCCTGGATCGTCACCACGCCTGTGCGCTGGTGCGCAGCCGGCGCGCTCGCTTTGAGAATGACCGCTCATCGGGTACGGTCTTCTCCATCTACTTCCCATGGGACGGAGTGCCCCGCGGTCCGCGCATTGTGCAGAGCGCTGCGCAGGTGCTCGCGGATCATGTGGTGTAA
- a CDS encoding ABC transporter permease, with translation MTTTIRKTASPGTQYLRAFLGMFLRDLHVLRREIFPFIIRIVMNPLLFLFVFTYIMPHMSNGAAMNPTQGMAANAGANFSTVLLPGLMAVAIMFSGIAAVALPLAVDFGSTREIDDRVMCPLPTAMVAIEKIIFSALQSMIAAAIVFPLAYYIPSTPVYAHVTSWPFLIAVVVLASLVAGALGLTIGTSVKPAQIGLIFGVVVMPITFLGCVYYPWKALGAIKWLQMGVLINPIVYMSEGLRAALTPTLPHMHPALILLMLTFFLCLLTWIGTRGFLRRVIG, from the coding sequence ATGACGACGACCATCCGCAAAACGGCCTCCCCCGGAACGCAATATCTCCGCGCCTTCCTCGGTATGTTCCTTCGCGACCTGCATGTGCTGCGCCGCGAGATCTTTCCGTTCATCATCCGCATCGTGATGAACCCGCTGCTGTTCCTCTTTGTATTCACGTACATCATGCCGCACATGAGCAACGGCGCCGCGATGAACCCGACGCAGGGCATGGCGGCGAACGCCGGCGCCAACTTCTCGACGGTCCTGCTGCCAGGCCTGATGGCAGTGGCCATCATGTTCAGTGGCATTGCGGCGGTCGCACTGCCGCTGGCGGTCGACTTCGGCTCGACACGCGAGATCGATGACCGCGTCATGTGCCCTTTGCCGACGGCGATGGTGGCGATTGAGAAGATCATCTTCTCTGCCCTGCAGTCGATGATTGCCGCGGCTATCGTCTTTCCGCTTGCGTACTACATCCCATCCACCCCGGTGTACGCGCACGTCACCAGCTGGCCATTTCTGATCGCGGTGGTTGTCCTCGCATCGCTGGTCGCGGGGGCACTGGGTCTGACCATCGGCACCAGCGTCAAGCCCGCACAGATCGGCCTGATCTTCGGCGTTGTCGTTATGCCCATCACCTTCCTGGGTTGCGTCTACTATCCGTGGAAGGCGCTGGGTGCGATCAAGTGGCTGCAGATGGGCGTGTTGATCAACCCCATCGTGTACATGAGCGAGGGCTTACGCGCTGCGTTGACCCCGACTCTTCCGCACATGCATCCCGCGCTGATTCTGCTGATGCTCACGTTCTTCCTGTGCCTGTTGACCTGGATCGGTACACGCGGATTTCTGCGCAGAGTTATCGGATAG
- a CDS encoding YpdA family putative bacillithiol disulfide reductase encodes MGPIAEEFSTQESVAFDVLVIGAGPTGLACAIDAQNAGLSVVLVDKGCLCNSLFHYPAHMTFFTTPELLEIGNMPFSSPNQKPTRSEALEYYRKVAEHFALDVRQYHLVGHVSGTDGNFNVHTTDRFGRLQVFQAKKLIVSTGYYDLPNYLGIPGEGLSKVHHYYNEPHPFYGLNVLVIGGKNSAAIAALDLWRHGAKVTLVHRGEAMHRHVKYWILPDINNRVKNGEVTAHFSSTVKLITEDNVTLSTPEGERTIPNDFVFALTGYHPDFDFLERMGVHLDPENDRCPQCDPATLESNVKGIYMAGVVVAGERTNEIFIENGRFHGELIARDLKAKFQTV; translated from the coding sequence ATGGGACCTATTGCTGAAGAATTCTCCACCCAGGAGTCCGTTGCGTTCGATGTATTGGTAATCGGAGCCGGGCCTACGGGACTGGCATGCGCCATTGATGCGCAAAACGCCGGCCTGAGCGTGGTGCTGGTGGACAAGGGGTGCCTGTGCAACAGCCTCTTCCACTACCCGGCACACATGACCTTCTTCACCACGCCGGAGCTGCTTGAGATCGGCAACATGCCGTTCAGCAGCCCCAACCAGAAGCCAACACGCAGCGAGGCACTGGAGTACTACCGCAAAGTCGCCGAACACTTCGCGCTGGATGTGCGGCAGTATCACCTGGTCGGCCACGTAAGCGGTACGGATGGGAACTTTAACGTGCATACGACCGATCGCTTCGGCCGCCTGCAGGTCTTCCAGGCGAAGAAGCTGATTGTCTCGACCGGCTACTACGATCTGCCGAACTACCTTGGCATCCCGGGCGAGGGGCTGAGCAAAGTCCACCACTACTACAACGAACCGCATCCGTTCTACGGCCTGAATGTTCTGGTGATCGGTGGCAAGAACTCGGCTGCCATTGCGGCGCTGGATCTTTGGCGTCATGGCGCAAAGGTGACGCTGGTCCATCGCGGGGAAGCCATGCACCGGCATGTGAAGTACTGGATCCTGCCGGACATCAACAATCGCGTGAAGAACGGCGAGGTCACGGCCCACTTCTCGTCGACGGTCAAGCTGATCACGGAAGATAATGTCACGCTCAGCACGCCTGAGGGTGAGCGCACCATTCCGAACGATTTCGTGTTTGCACTCACGGGCTACCATCCCGACTTCGATTTCCTGGAGCGGATGGGCGTTCACCTGGACCCGGAGAACGACCGCTGCCCGCAGTGCGACCCGGCGACACTGGAGTCCAACGTGAAAGGCATCTACATGGCGGGCGTAGTCGTTGCGGGCGAACGCACCAACGAGATCTTTATTGAAAACGGCAGATTTCACGGCGAGCTGATCGCTCGTGATCTGAAAGCGAAGTTTCAGACGGTATAA